The nucleotide sequence GCGTAGTTCGGTGATGTGTTTGTTGGTATTGCAGGAGCCTATTTCGTTATCACCGATGTAGATGAAATACTGGTCGTTATCGAGAGTGGATTTTCGGAGGCGTCGATGGAAGGAGTCGTAGTGGTAACGGGTGATCTGATCACCGTTTTTGACTTCGATGAGGCGGTCCAAGGTGTCGTAGGTCAGAGAGAGGGTGTTTCCTAAGCGGATGAGGTTGCCGTTGAGGTCGTAGCCACAGGTAACCTCTTCTTTTTGAAGAACTTGGTGAAGATCGTTGAAGGCTTGTTTGTGCTGGTCGACTTCTAAACGATTGTGGAGTGAATCTAGGACAAAGTTGTGAGAAAAATCCCCGTTTTCTGCGGTTAGTTGGTTTAGTTCGTCATAGTTGTATTGGGTGGTTTTGGCCTGTATCTGATGAGAAAGAACATTGGATAGGGCATCGTAGGTTAGGTTTTCATTATGCACTGGGGAATTGATGGAGACAGGTCTATGCAGGACATCCGTAGTATAGTGGATGCTTGCAATGCCTTTTGGAAGGGTGACTGTTGTGAGCTGTCCTGACAGCGCATGTTGATAGGTACAGTTGTAGTCTTTCCTATCGATACGGGTAAGATGGCAGGGATTGTAGTTATAAACGATGTTAGACTGGTCGGGTAGATGGATGCAAGTAAAGCGATCTAGGCTATCGTATTGATAGGTACTTTCGAGACCGTGTGCGGCGCTTTCTTTGATGAGCCGTCCATGCGTGTCGTATTCGCGAGAGGTGATTTCGTTATGGACAAGGTCTTCGACTTTGATGAGGTGGTCATTCAAGTCGTAATGGTATTGATAGTGCACAGAACTATCAGAGGAAGAGAGAGAAGAGGTTCTGCCTAGGTCGTCATAGGTATAATAAAGATGGATGCCGTTATTTTTAGTGACTTCGAGGAGGTTTCCTGAAAGATCGTAGCTATAGAGTGTACGTTTTTCTTCTGGTTTGCCTGCAGCTTCGATTTTGACAATGACGTGTCCATTGGCATCAAAGAGTTGAGTATTAAGCACTTCCCTTTCTGCTTGGCCTGGAGCAAATATGGTTTGCTTAATATGCTGAGGATTACTTGCTTTATCATAGAGGATGGTTTCGGCATGCAGGTAGGCACCCGCGGCATTCATTTCTAGCGTTCTCACAGGACGTGTGAGGGTGTCATATTCGACAACTTTACGTCGGCCTAAAGCATCGATCGTTTCAGTGCGGGGGATACGTTGTCCATATTCGTTGAGATGCTGGGTATGATAGATAAAATGCGTTTCGTTTCCAGCGGCATCGGTTACCTTGAGAGGTTTGCCCTGATGGTTGTATTCAGTCAGCTTGGTGGCGTACTGATCGGCTTGCTCTTCTTTTTCCAGGATGCAGTTGCCATCTGCGTCGTAGGCATAGTAGATGCGGGAATAGATGTTTCCGGTGCTATCCTTGACTTCTTTGCAGATGATGTTATTTAAGGCGTCGTAGTGACAGCAGGCGATTCTTGGCCCTTCATGCTTCTCTTTCACCCTTCCACAGGCATCATAAGACAAGAGGGTGCATTTATCTTCGGTATGTGTGGAGGTTAAGTATCCAAAGCAGTCGTAGGTGTAATGGGTCGTAATGCCTGAAGCGTCTGTTTCGCTAAGAAGATGGTTGTGGTTGTAGATAGAGGAAGTTGTCTTTAAAAGCTTATTTGAGGAGGAATAAACTTCGGTTTTGATCACACGTCCCTTGTAATCGTTGGTGTAGAGGGTGGTCAAGCCAAAAGTATCAGTATGCTTTTTAAGCCAACCTTTTAAGGTGTATGTCCAGGCTTCTGTGGCTCCGTTGGGATGGGTTTTGCTGAGAGGCTGTCCACGTACGTTATAAGTCGTTTTAGTGATATTACCTTGCGCATCTGTCAGTTGGGTGCAATGGCCTAATTCATCATAATCCCGTTTTTCGGAAGGTCTATAAAACTGACCGTTTTCGTCTTGAACAGGAGGGGATTGAATTTCGATGAGCCTGTTGAGCGTATCGTAAAAGTAGTTTGTCTCATTGCCGTAGCTATCAACTGTGGCGACTTTACGGCCTAGTTCATCATAGCGGATAGATTCGTCTAGTTTTTCGCCTGTCGATAAAAAGGTACTTGTGCAAACGAGGCGATTGCAGTAATCGAAGCCAAATTGTTTGTGGTAATCTTGACGTGGGCCTTGTTCGATGACCAGGTTGCCGTTGGCGTCGTAGGTGCGTATTATCTTTCGCGCTAAAGGATCTAGCTCGGAAATGCAGTGTCCCTTGGCATCGTATTCACGGATGTAGGAGCCAATGTAGGCATTATCGCGGTTGAAATGGTTTTCAGTGGTGATGTTTCCTGCCAGATCATAGAGGTATTCGGTCCGTTTAATGAGGCGTTCTACCCCAGCTGAAAAATCATACGCTTTTTCAATAACGTGATGAGGCAATCCGACAGGCGTGGCTAGATGCGGGATGGTTTCCTTAATATATCTTTCGGTAGCCTCTTTAAGGACGCGTTCGTCGGGGTGCGAGCCATCATCCGTAATTTCGCGGATTAAAATTCCTTTGGAATCATAGTGGTAGAAGTTCCTTTCGCGGATCTTTCCATCCACAAGAAGATATTTGGCTGTCATGACATTTGTATCGGGTTGATACTGATAGCGCGTTTCGACCTGATCCGTTTTCTCGCTTAATAACAAGTTCATGCCATCCGAGCTATATGTCCGCGCAACCTGTAGATACTCGCTGCCATTATCTTGCGGAACCCCTTGGTTATCAATCACTAAAGGTATTGTATTTTCCCCGCTCAAATTACCGTAGAAACGTTCTTCGATAGGATTCCCATACGCATCATAGGTAAATTTCTCACAGTAGATTCCATTGCCTTGACCATCTTTAGCATAACGGGAGATGAGGTTCCCTTTATTTTCCTGTATGCCCCACTGCATATTGAGGGTATAGTAGGGCGTTTTGTCCAGTGTATGGACAATTTGGTTCAGTTGGCGCCAATTATTGTAGTAATACGAAGTGGGATGGTTGAGTGCATTATAGACTTTGGTACACAGCACTTTAGGGAAATATTCGAAAGTGGCTGTGGGAATATATTCTCCATTCACTCCGGCAGGTTCTACGATTTGCTTGATGCGTCCTCGTAGGGGGTCCTTGTCCCCTACAGCCACATTTCCAAAAAACAAACGGTTATTGCCTTTTTGGTAGTAGCTTAGATCTAAGCCCCGACCATCAGGTCTCCGTAGGTTTGCCAATCTATTTTTTTCGTCATAATAGTAGTTTTCATCAGGTCCATTAGGACGCAAAACGGAGGCTAGTAAGCGGGCACCCTCTCTTTTGTGGTAATGGTAATTCACAGTATAAGGGGATGAACCTGCGATTTTTGTAGATTGTCTCCTCTTGCCATGTGAGAGCTTTGCTTTTGCAAAAGGGCTGTTATCTACACCAAAGGAAGTGATGGTTTTAACGCGATTATCCTTATTCAAATCCATATGGAAGCGTTGCCCGTTAGGCAAGATTTCATCGCTTAACAGATAAGTGGCTTCATTCGGCACCTTGCCATTCTCTTCCAAAACGAGCCACGCAAAGTACTGCCTGTTTTTGGCTCCATCAATATGGGAAAAGGCGCATCCTTTCTTTTTCTCCACCCTGGCATTCTTAGGGTTGGTCTGTCCCGAAATCTCACCATTGGCATTGGTCAAACCCATTGCAAGCGCTTCGTCGGATAGAGCGTATCCATTGGCATCTTTGGTGTATTTTGAGCTAATCCACCCACCTTCTTTCATGTAAACAAAATGTTCTTTCTTCTGATTCCTAATCTGGACAATGCGACTGGAGTGGTTGATTTCCCAGTTGTAGGATATCTCGCATTGGTTTTGAGGTTCGAATACATTAAAGCGCTTTTCCGGGTCGGTGGAGGGTTCTTCCAAGAATGTTGTCCGCATTTCAGGTATTCCCGCTTCCTTATGTGGAATAGCCCCCATGTAGGAACGCTGGATGACGATGGGCAAGGCGCCGGGAACAACCATATCGACTTGTGAACTGGAGTATGTTCCCGAGATGACGTTTACACCTTTGACAAAGGCGGAAGGTTCCGACCCCAAAATAGCATGAGAAGGGTCGTAGGTATTCACGGAATTTACATCTGCGCGCAAAGGTAGCGAAAAAAAATAGCTAATAGCAAAAAAATACGAATCATAAAAATGCGGAACGTTTTGAAATGGAAATAAGAGCAATATAGGAAGGCTTTAAAATTTTAATCAAGAAAAAACAAGAAGGGCATGAATATCATCGCAACGCGCCTCCCTCGCCATACATACGCAGGCTCCGATATCGACATCATTTTCTCTGTCCTGCAAAATGTGTCTGTCGAAAAGCTGGTGTAAATGGACTTGGATCTTGAAGAATATATTTTATTTATCGTAACAATTCAGATACCCCTCCTTCGTCGGGGCATCTGAATGAAAAATTTGGTAGAGTGAAATTTTAATTCACATTGCATAGCCGCTTGTGATAATCTGTCGGCATGAAACCAGATCAGATACCTTCTTTCCCAATTCTTTCCGGCCAGCTTTTTGATTCTCTACCTGAATCGATTCGTTCTTATATCCGTTATCTGGAATCAACCATCCAGCACCAGCAGGTTAGCATCCAGCAACTGGAGGCTCGTGTGCATGAGCTTGAAGCCCGTTTATCAAAAGACAGCTCTAATAGCAGTAAGCCTCCTGGGAGCGATGGTTTGAAGAAGAAAATAAAAAGCCTTCGGGGTAAATCTGATAAAAAACCAGGAGCTCAACAGGGACATGTTGGGAAAGGCTTGGCTCAGGTAGGCACCCCTGATTTCATCATTACCCATACCCCAACAAATTGTCATGGATGTGGGTTAAATCTTAGTCAGGTGGATGGTGCTTGCTCTGAAAAACGTCAAGTCTTTGATATTCCGCAACCCAAGATTGAAGTGACAGAACATCAAGCTCTGGAAAAAAAATGTCCTTGCTGTGGAGAACTAACTAGAGGGGCTTTTCCAGACCATGTTAGAGGACCTGTTCAATACGGAGAGCGTGTTCAGGCATTGACAGCGTACTTTGCCCATCAACATTTTATACCTGTTGACCGTGTATGCCAGATCTTTGAGGATGTTTTTGGTATTACCATTTCGCCAGGCACCTGTTCCAATGTTGACGAAAGGCTGTTTCGACAGCTCGAATCATTTGAAAGCAGTCTCAAAACATATTTGTTGGCAGCACGAGTTTTACATTTTGATGAAGCAGGTATTTTGCCTCGGTTTCAAGGAATCGGGATCCATGATCATTGGTTTCCATACTTCGCTTATCAGCAGATTACACATGGATTATGCAATGCCCATCATTTGCGTGAACTCACATTCACATTCATCAACGAACAAGAAAAAGAAGATTGGGCTAAGCGAATGAAGGATCTTCTCATTTTCGCAAAAAATGAAGTTGAGGGACACCTAGAGCAGGGAGCACTTCCTCAAGAGGTTTTGCTTCAAATAGAGGAGACATATGGTCAGATCATTGCTGAAGGATTGGAGTATCATTCGCTGCTGCCTCCGTTACCCAAGGGTAAACGTGGAAGACAAAAACAGCGAGATGGTAAGAATCTTTTGGACCGTCTTAAAGATAAACGTGGCTGTGTCCTTCGTTTTATGTATGATTTTTCAGTGAATTTTACAAATAATCTTGGGGAGCAGGATATCCGCATGGTAAAGCTCAAGCAAAAGATTTCAGGTTGTTTTCGAATATTCAAAGGTGGCCAGATTTTTTGTCGCATTCGTAGTTATATTTCTACTGCTCGCAAGCAGGGCTGGGATATTTGGGAGGCCTTGGCTGAGGCAGTTAGAGGTTGCCCAAGACTATTAGCTATTCATCAAGAAAACGTTTTCCAAACAATCGCTGTGTAAGTCTCTTCATTCAGATGCCCGACGAAGGAGGGGTATCTGAACTGTTACAAAAAAATAACCCTTCAGGTTTTATATGGGCTAAAATACGCTCTATTTGATTTTTCAATTCTATTTTTGGGATGTGAATCAGAGATGTCATAGCGACGATAGCATCATATTTTTCCACCAAGCTATAATCTTGAAAACGTACCGTATGTACAGTAAGCCCCTTGTTTTTTGCTTTTTCTGCTGGTCGTTCTGCAGGTTCAATACAGGTAACCTTATGCCCTAACTCCGTTAGCCACAAAGCTAATGCTCCGGGTCCAAACCCTATTTCGAGGATATTACTATGAGGTTTTAAATACTTTAGCAAAGTGCCTTTTAACTTCTCACCAAAGGGAATGCTATCAAAGCATTCATCAAAAGCATTATAAAACGTCTTTATTCATTACATCTTCGTTAGTCATGCTCCCGCCTTGATCCCTAGTTCCTTGAGCAAAGCGACCACAAGTTCCACCTTATCACCCTGGACTTCAATCACTCCGTCTTTGACTGCTCCACCGCAACCTAGTTTTCTTTTGGCCTGCGCAGCTATCTCTGCAAGTTCCTTAGAGGATTTATTCAGGTTAAGCACTACCGTAACCACGCTATTTCCTCTTTTTTGTAAGCGCACTTTAACGGGCTTTGAAGAGGTTTTCTCAGGTTCTTTTTTGGGGATCCATTGTCCGTCAATTGTAAAAGGCATATAATGTCATCTTATTCAAAAATTTTCCTAATTTATAGACAGGATTAGGCATGAAGTCAATGCACGATTACACTTTAGAAACTGAACGCTTTGTAATGACACTAATACATGATAGCGATGCACAAGATGTCTTTACGGTGATGAACGATCGTCAAACGGCAGAAATTATCTCATTCCTAATCTGGCCTGTGACCATGGAACAAGCCGAGAGCTGGTGCGAACGATCGATTAGAGGCTTTGCAGAGAAAAAAGAATTTCTTTTCATAGCACGATCTAAAAGCGATCATCGCCCTGTGGGATGCATTTCTCTTCACGGAACGAATGAGCCGAATATTGCAGAAGTGGGTTATATGGTAACTAAGGATTGCCAAGGCCAAGGGTGCGCAACTGAGATGCTTAAAGCCATTATCCCTTTCGCCTTTCGACTGTCGAGAGTCTCTTTCCTGCGCGCAACAGCAGCTTTTGAAAATGAGGTCTCCTCGCATATATTGAAAAAGCAAGGCTTTGTCCTTATAGGTAAAAGAGACCTTCCTACTGCAAAAGATACAATCCTTCATTGTCATTTATACGAATATGCCCAATCACCTGTTCAAGAATAACTCTTAGTTTGTTAAGTTAAAAAAATAATAATTTAACAAACTCTTGTGGACAATGGATTACTCTTTTCTTGCCTTCCTATGTATTTGTGTATTTGCCTTAGTTCATTTAAGTGCAGACAAAACAAGGCAATTTTCTTTCTTATCAC is from Parachlamydiales bacterium and encodes:
- a CDS encoding transposase → MKPDQIPSFPILSGQLFDSLPESIRSYIRYLESTIQHQQVSIQQLEARVHELEARLSKDSSNSSKPPGSDGLKKKIKSLRGKSDKKPGAQQGHVGKGLAQVGTPDFIITHTPTNCHGCGLNLSQVDGACSEKRQVFDIPQPKIEVTEHQALEKKCPCCGELTRGAFPDHVRGPVQYGERVQALTAYFAHQHFIPVDRVCQIFEDVFGITISPGTCSNVDERLFRQLESFESSLKTYLLAARVLHFDEAGILPRFQGIGIHDHWFPYFAYQQITHGLCNAHHLRELTFTFINEQEKEDWAKRMKDLLIFAKNEVEGHLEQGALPQEVLLQIEETYGQIIAEGLEYHSLLPPLPKGKRGRQKQRDGKNLLDRLKDKRGCVLRFMYDFSVNFTNNLGEQDIRMVKLKQKISGCFRIFKGGQIFCRIRSYISTARKQGWDIWEALAEAVRGCPRLLAIHQENVFQTIAV
- a CDS encoding class I SAM-dependent methyltransferase, whose product is MLKYLKPHSNILEIGFGPGALALWLTELGHKVTCIEPAERPAEKAKNKGLTVHTVRFQDYSLVEKYDAIVAMTSLIHIPKIELKNQIERILAHIKPEGLFFCNSSDTPPSSGI
- a CDS encoding RHS repeat-associated core domain-containing protein is translated as MRADVNSVNTYDPSHAILGSEPSAFVKGVNVISGTYSSSQVDMVVPGALPIVIQRSYMGAIPHKEAGIPEMRTTFLEEPSTDPEKRFNVFEPQNQCEISYNWEINHSSRIVQIRNQKKEHFVYMKEGGWISSKYTKDANGYALSDEALAMGLTNANGEISGQTNPKNARVEKKKGCAFSHIDGAKNRQYFAWLVLEENGKVPNEATYLLSDEILPNGQRFHMDLNKDNRVKTITSFGVDNSPFAKAKLSHGKRRQSTKIAGSSPYTVNYHYHKREGARLLASVLRPNGPDENYYYDEKNRLANLRRPDGRGLDLSYYQKGNNRLFFGNVAVGDKDPLRGRIKQIVEPAGVNGEYIPTATFEYFPKVLCTKVYNALNHPTSYYYNNWRQLNQIVHTLDKTPYYTLNMQWGIQENKGNLISRYAKDGQGNGIYCEKFTYDAYGNPIEERFYGNLSGENTIPLVIDNQGVPQDNGSEYLQVARTYSSDGMNLLLSEKTDQVETRYQYQPDTNVMTAKYLLVDGKIRERNFYHYDSKGILIREITDDGSHPDERVLKEATERYIKETIPHLATPVGLPHHVIEKAYDFSAGVERLIKRTEYLYDLAGNITTENHFNRDNAYIGSYIREYDAKGHCISELDPLARKIIRTYDANGNLVIEQGPRQDYHKQFGFDYCNRLVCTSTFLSTGEKLDESIRYDELGRKVATVDSYGNETNYFYDTLNRLIEIQSPPVQDENGQFYRPSEKRDYDELGHCTQLTDAQGNITKTTYNVRGQPLSKTHPNGATEAWTYTLKGWLKKHTDTFGLTTLYTNDYKGRVIKTEVYSSSNKLLKTTSSIYNHNHLLSETDASGITTHYTYDCFGYLTSTHTEDKCTLLSYDACGRVKEKHEGPRIACCHYDALNNIICKEVKDSTGNIYSRIYYAYDADGNCILEKEEQADQYATKLTEYNHQGKPLKVTDAAGNETHFIYHTQHLNEYGQRIPRTETIDALGRRKVVEYDTLTRPVRTLEMNAAGAYLHAETILYDKASNPQHIKQTIFAPGQAEREVLNTQLFDANGHVIVKIEAAGKPEEKRTLYSYDLSGNLLEVTKNNGIHLYYTYDDLGRTSSLSSSDSSVHYQYHYDLNDHLIKVEDLVHNEITSREYDTHGRLIKESAAHGLESTYQYDSLDRFTCIHLPDQSNIVYNYNPCHLTRIDRKDYNCTYQHALSGQLTTVTLPKGIASIHYTTDVLHRPVSINSPVHNENLTYDALSNVLSHQIQAKTTQYNYDELNQLTAENGDFSHNFVLDSLHNRLEVDQHKQAFNDLHQVLQKEEVTCGYDLNGNLIRLGNTLSLTYDTLDRLIEVKNGDQITRYHYDSFHRRLRKSTLDNDQYFIYIGDNEIGSCNTNKHITELRILGLGKGAEIGAAIAYEINDALYIPIHDAFGNVIHVLDSQGNSVERTTYSAFQEESSEGSLTTPWRFSTKRLAPETGFLYFGQRYFVPQLGCWLTPDPLGFIDGPNPYAYLHHSPLAYCDLYGLWTFAGCWDSFCSGVSSAYESTKYYTKESAIGTYEGAKNLVFGSNLPEENISETRANFRYVGQGGVIAAATYPPIRYGVSIVRNVCWGYNLLTSRTSSSSAVPTNNVRTVAAPAKKSVTEKF
- a CDS encoding GNAT family N-acetyltransferase, with amino-acid sequence MKSMHDYTLETERFVMTLIHDSDAQDVFTVMNDRQTAEIISFLIWPVTMEQAESWCERSIRGFAEKKEFLFIARSKSDHRPVGCISLHGTNEPNIAEVGYMVTKDCQGQGCATEMLKAIIPFAFRLSRVSFLRATAAFENEVSSHILKKQGFVLIGKRDLPTAKDTILHCHLYEYAQSPVQE
- a CDS encoding translation initiation factor, with amino-acid sequence MPFTIDGQWIPKKEPEKTSSKPVKVRLQKRGNSVVTVVLNLNKSSKELAEIAAQAKRKLGCGGAVKDGVIEVQGDKVELVVALLKELGIKAGA